A genomic stretch from Strongyloides ratti genome assembly S_ratti_ED321, chromosome : 1 includes:
- a CDS encoding Hydroxyacylglutathione hydrolase, mitochondrial — protein MLNSLIMVSRQLMKIVPIPQLSDNFAYLIICQKTFHAAAVDPIEYSDIAKAVKENNVSKLDGVLVTHHHWDHSSGTKSFADKNVPLHTTIYGGGDKISYVNKIVKDGDEINIGSIKIKCLSTPCHTKDHICYYATTSNNEEKAVFTGDTLFISGCGRFFEGSPEEMNVALNEKLGSLPNDTMVYCGHEYTVKNLQFALSLEPENNDIRKKLEETSLNISKGIHSIPSTIEKEKKYNPFMRVSSEEMKKATNEVNPINIMKKLRQLKDAF, from the exons ATGCTTAATAgttt gATAATGGTTTCAAGacaattaatgaaaattgtCCCAATTCCACAGTTATCAGATAATTTTGCTTATCTAATAATATGTCAAAAAACTTTTCATGCTGCAGCTGTTGATCCAATAGAATATTCCGATATAGCTAAAGctgttaaagaaaataatgtaaGTAAACTTGATGGAGTTCTTGTGACACATCATCATTGGGATCATTCAAGTGGGACTAAAAGTTTTGCAGATAAAAATGTACCTCTTCATACAACAATATATGGTGGTGGAGATAAAATTAgttatgttaataaaattgttaaagatggtgatgaaataaatattggatcaattaaaattaaatgtttatcaACACCATGTCATACCAAAGATCATATTTGTTACTATGCAACAACTTCtaataatgaagaaaaagCTGTATTTACAGGGGATACACTTTTTATTTCAGGATGTGGAAGATTTTTTGAAGGATCACCAGAAGAAATGAATGTAGCATTAAACGAAAAATTGGGTTCACTTCCAAATGATACTATGGTATATTGTGGTCATGAATATACGGTTAAAAATCTTCAATTTGCATTGTCACTTGAACcagaaaataatgatattcgTAAAAAACTTGAAGAAACTTCATTAAATATCTCTAAAGGTATTCATTCTATTCCATCAacaattgaaaaagaaaaaaaatataacccTTTTATGAGAGTATCATCAGAAGAGATGAAAAAGGCTACTAATGAGGTGAACcctataaatataatgaaaaaattgcGTCAATTAAAAGATGCATTTtag